The following proteins are encoded in a genomic region of Fervidobacterium pennivorans DSM 9078:
- the nuoE gene encoding complex I 24 kDa subunit family protein, translating to MDRATLRNIIDELKSEQLEEQDILIYLLHKVQDYYQSHYIPPEVGEMIAEELNVPPSKVYEVLTFYTMFSTKPRGKYIIRVCTSLPCHVPGGREIVEYLKKKLGVDFGETTKDGLFTLEETGCLGLCGVSPVIMINDQYYGDLTVEKVEEIIESLKGGDAK from the coding sequence GTGGATCGCGCGACTTTAAGAAATATAATCGATGAGTTGAAAAGCGAACAACTTGAAGAACAGGATATACTAATTTACTTGCTTCATAAAGTCCAAGATTACTACCAAAGTCATTACATACCACCTGAAGTAGGTGAAATGATAGCTGAAGAACTGAATGTCCCACCTTCAAAGGTCTACGAAGTGCTCACCTTCTACACGATGTTCTCTACAAAACCTAGAGGAAAGTATATCATCCGTGTTTGCACCAGCTTGCCATGCCATGTGCCTGGAGGACGGGAGATTGTTGAGTATCTGAAAAAGAAACTCGGTGTGGACTTTGGTGAGACTACAAAAGATGGGCTCTTTACATTGGAAGAGACAGGTTGTCTTGGCTTGTGTGGGGTATCTCCTGTGATAATGATTAATGACCAATACTATGGAGATTTAACAGTAGAAAAAGTTGAAGAGATTATCGAAAGCCTCAAGGGCGGTGATGCGAAATGA
- a CDS encoding cupin domain-containing protein gives MQKVRIWKPTEKEIKEAKKWSTWSKEESTFDWYYDEPEQFYVVEGEVEVELDDGTKVNFGAGDMVRFEGGVSCTWHVKKRIFKHYKIG, from the coding sequence ATGCAAAAGGTCAGAATTTGGAAACCGACAGAGAAAGAAATCAAAGAAGCAAAAAAATGGAGTACATGGAGCAAAGAAGAAAGTACTTTTGATTGGTATTACGATGAGCCTGAACAGTTTTACGTAGTTGAAGGTGAAGTTGAAGTTGAGCTCGATGATGGAACAAAGGTAAATTTTGGAGCAGGAGATATGGTACGTTTTGAAGGTGGCGTATCTTGCACCTGGCATGTGAAGAAACGGATTTTTAAACATTATAAAATTGGATAA
- a CDS encoding complex I 24 kDa subunit family protein → MAVCEQHKELYEELDAYIEKVKDKPGMLIGVLHKAQELFGWLPQEVQEHIAEKLNVPVSEVYGVVTFYNFFSTKPKGRYQIKVCLGTACYVKGGDRVMERFLEELGVKAEEVTEDGLFSVHPVRCLGACSMAPVVLIGEKDFYGKVTPDMVSKIIAAYRRGGSQ, encoded by the coding sequence GTGGCCGTATGTGAGCAACACAAGGAACTTTACGAAGAACTGGACGCTTATATCGAAAAGGTTAAAGACAAACCAGGTATGCTTATAGGTGTTCTTCACAAAGCACAAGAACTTTTTGGTTGGTTACCGCAGGAAGTTCAAGAGCATATAGCGGAGAAGTTGAACGTTCCAGTATCTGAAGTTTATGGTGTTGTGACGTTCTACAATTTCTTCTCCACCAAGCCAAAAGGTAGATATCAAATAAAGGTTTGCCTTGGAACCGCTTGCTATGTTAAGGGCGGTGACAGGGTAATGGAAAGGTTCTTAGAAGAACTAGGTGTGAAGGCAGAGGAAGTAACGGAGGATGGGTTGTTCTCTGTTCATCCAGTGAGATGTCTCGGAGCTTGTAGTATGGCACCAGTTGTTTTGATTGGTGAAAAAGATTTCTATGGAAAAGTAACTCCCGACATGGTTAGTAAAATCATTGCTGCGTACAGGAGGGGTGGGTCGCAATGA
- a CDS encoding ABC transporter permease, translating to MNFLEYLIKNNQLILRHLLQHLKIIGIAIPLAIAIAVPVGIYISHHKKIEAVVLYISSVLMTIPSLALFGIMVVLLAPFNAGIGIVPAVVAVIVYSLLPMIRNTLVAIRTVSPAIIEAAKGMGMTSSQILFKIRLPLALPIIMAGVRNAAVMGVGVTTVAYLIGAGGLGYFIFGGLSRSRLEMILLGAILVAALGVGVNYGLLAIENALTSEGLKIERKTNK from the coding sequence TTGAACTTTCTTGAGTATTTAATTAAAAACAATCAGCTTATCTTAAGACATCTGTTGCAACATCTCAAGATAATAGGCATAGCAATTCCACTTGCTATAGCCATTGCAGTGCCTGTAGGTATATATATTTCCCATCATAAAAAGATTGAAGCTGTTGTTCTTTACATTTCCAGTGTGCTGATGACGATTCCCAGTCTTGCTTTATTTGGAATAATGGTTGTTTTGCTTGCACCTTTTAACGCTGGAATTGGAATTGTTCCTGCCGTAGTTGCGGTGATTGTATATTCTTTGTTACCTATGATTAGAAATACATTAGTTGCTATAAGAACGGTTAGTCCTGCGATTATAGAAGCAGCAAAAGGAATGGGTATGACCAGTAGTCAAATTCTTTTTAAGATCCGGTTACCTTTGGCTTTGCCTATTATTATGGCAGGCGTAAGGAATGCCGCAGTTATGGGTGTCGGGGTCACCACTGTAGCATACTTAATTGGAGCAGGAGGCCTTGGATACTTCATTTTTGGTGGCTTGAGCAGGTCAAGACTCGAGATGATTCTTTTAGGAGCTATTTTAGTTGCAGCTCTGGGTGTTGGCGTTAATTATGGGCTTCTTGCGATTGAAAATGCCTTGACATCAGAAGGGTTAAAAATAGAGAGAAAAACCAATAAATAA
- the aglA gene encoding alpha-glucosidase AglA encodes MGKAGLRVSIIGAGSAVFSMKIISDFCKVSSLSDSNIVLMDIDKTRVENVLVLAKELSQYFGAKLTFEIADTIKGAVEGSDFVINTAMAGGHGYLDLVRSIGEKHGYYRGIDAQNYNFVSDYLNLTNWNQMTLFLKIARTIEKYAPEAWYLQAANPVLEGTTLVSTQTGIKMVGFCHGHYGVEALAKFLGVSEYEWQVGGVNHGIWLTKFTTKEGKNLYEEIEKVAQNVKYEEFKPSNPFDDQLSPVAWEMYKMYGLFPVGDTVRNSTWKYHRNLETKIKWYGAPWGGADSEIGWKWYVEQLAQVVNVIDMFAKMLRSGVKINELKTGTPIDDYLKEILSEKLSGEQHVPFINSVVTNTPGRFVVNVLNNGKIKNVDNDVAVEICATVCGEKFEFEETHVPERIVNWYLKPRILLAKQALDAFLNKNVKLIADILERDPRTKSSEQVEKLISELYPIVIKKAKEIEEQE; translated from the coding sequence ATGGGTAAAGCAGGGTTAAGAGTAAGTATCATAGGTGCTGGGAGTGCGGTGTTTTCAATGAAAATCATCTCGGATTTCTGTAAAGTTTCCAGTCTTTCAGACTCTAACATTGTGCTCATGGATATCGACAAAACACGAGTTGAAAATGTTCTGGTGCTTGCAAAGGAACTGAGTCAATATTTTGGAGCAAAACTCACATTTGAGATTGCTGATACTATAAAAGGTGCTGTTGAAGGTTCCGACTTTGTTATAAACACAGCGATGGCTGGAGGGCATGGATATCTTGACCTTGTCAGGTCTATTGGTGAAAAGCATGGTTATTATCGTGGAATAGATGCTCAGAACTACAATTTTGTATCCGACTATCTCAACCTCACGAACTGGAATCAAATGACTTTGTTTCTGAAGATAGCCCGAACAATTGAAAAATACGCTCCAGAAGCTTGGTATCTTCAGGCTGCTAACCCTGTCTTAGAAGGTACAACACTTGTTTCTACACAAACTGGGATAAAAATGGTCGGATTTTGTCACGGACACTATGGAGTAGAGGCTCTTGCAAAGTTCTTAGGTGTTTCGGAATACGAATGGCAAGTCGGTGGAGTAAACCATGGAATTTGGTTGACAAAGTTCACAACAAAAGAGGGCAAAAACCTCTACGAGGAAATCGAAAAAGTTGCTCAAAACGTTAAATACGAAGAATTTAAACCTTCCAATCCTTTCGATGACCAGCTTTCACCAGTTGCTTGGGAGATGTATAAAATGTATGGTTTGTTCCCAGTGGGTGATACCGTCAGAAATTCTACATGGAAATATCACAGAAATCTGGAAACTAAAATAAAGTGGTATGGAGCTCCATGGGGTGGTGCAGATTCCGAAATAGGATGGAAATGGTATGTGGAACAGTTAGCGCAAGTTGTTAATGTGATAGATATGTTTGCGAAAATGTTACGTAGTGGAGTAAAAATAAATGAGCTAAAAACCGGCACACCTATTGATGATTATCTAAAAGAAATACTGAGTGAAAAGTTGAGCGGTGAGCAACACGTACCGTTTATAAACAGTGTTGTCACTAACACCCCAGGAAGATTTGTTGTAAATGTTTTAAACAATGGCAAAATTAAGAACGTTGATAACGATGTAGCGGTAGAAATCTGCGCTACGGTATGTGGTGAAAAGTTTGAGTTTGAAGAAACTCATGTTCCAGAACGAATTGTGAACTGGTATTTAAAACCAAGAATCTTACTTGCAAAACAAGCTTTAGATGCGTTCTTAAACAAGAATGTCAAACTGATAGCCGATATTTTAGAGAGAGACCCAAGAACAAAAAGCAGTGAGCAGGTGGAGAAACTGATATCCGAACTTTACCCGATAGTAATTAAAAAGGCAAAGGAAATAGAAGAACAAGAGTAA
- a CDS encoding (2Fe-2S) ferredoxin domain-containing protein, which yields MVEIHVCVVGCCKENGGLNIRDEFLRLAKQMGFQEEVKIVEAECLGTCKYRPSVMVTDGEKKYYYGMMNTDVVKDILKYHLGLIKDTKTFENNLVKVETDK from the coding sequence ATGGTAGAAATTCACGTTTGTGTAGTAGGCTGCTGCAAAGAAAATGGAGGTTTGAACATACGCGATGAGTTTTTAAGACTGGCAAAACAGATGGGATTTCAAGAAGAGGTTAAGATTGTGGAAGCCGAATGCTTGGGAACATGCAAATACAGACCATCCGTGATGGTTACTGACGGTGAAAAGAAATACTATTATGGGATGATGAACACCGACGTAGTTAAAGATATCCTCAAATACCATCTGGGACTGATAAAAGATACAAAGACGTTCGAAAATAATTTAGTGAAAGTGGAAACGGATAAGTAA
- a CDS encoding DMT family transporter: MSNEQKSRKVLAYIFLSITLLAFSSIEVVSKPLMGKVDPFFMTSFRFLIGGLFLILFVKQDPDVKDVLPITIIGALNSVISMTSLQLAVKYSNASTAATLVASNPIFVSLFASVILQEKYPLRKYIGIGLGFIGIFIFSLGKIKGDSWLGIFFGILAALTFGLYTVLMKKYTKKYGPLLVTAYSSLCSSFVYIALLVAFGKFNIPTQINFAGWIILIYLGLIVTGVAYLTYFKAMETLGATQSSRVFFLKPVVATIFALILLGETLSIFKILGMLIVLISLAL; encoded by the coding sequence ATGAGTAACGAGCAGAAAAGTCGTAAAGTTTTGGCCTACATCTTTTTATCAATCACATTGCTTGCTTTTTCAAGTATAGAAGTTGTATCCAAGCCCTTGATGGGCAAGGTAGACCCATTTTTCATGACTTCCTTCCGCTTTTTAATTGGCGGACTTTTTCTGATACTATTTGTTAAGCAAGACCCGGATGTAAAAGATGTACTTCCAATCACAATTATAGGTGCACTTAACAGTGTTATTTCTATGACCTCGCTACAGTTAGCAGTGAAATATTCGAATGCTTCAACTGCCGCGACTCTTGTTGCAAGTAACCCTATTTTTGTTTCATTATTTGCATCAGTTATCTTGCAAGAGAAGTATCCATTGAGAAAATATATTGGTATCGGACTTGGTTTTATTGGTATATTTATTTTCAGCTTGGGAAAAATTAAAGGTGATTCGTGGCTTGGCATATTCTTTGGTATTCTTGCCGCCTTAACTTTCGGACTTTACACTGTTTTAATGAAAAAATATACAAAAAAATACGGTCCTTTACTTGTTACGGCTTATTCGTCACTTTGTTCTAGCTTTGTATACATAGCCTTACTTGTGGCTTTTGGAAAATTCAATATTCCCACTCAAATCAACTTCGCTGGTTGGATAATTCTTATCTATTTAGGTCTCATTGTTACCGGAGTTGCTTATCTTACTTATTTTAAAGCCATGGAGACACTTGGTGCAACACAATCTAGCAGGGTATTCTTCCTAAAACCTGTAGTCGCAACTATTTTCGCACTAATTTTACTTGGAGAAACTTTAAGTATTTTCAAAATCTTGGGAATGTTAATCGTGCTTATTTCACTAGCTCTTTGA
- the nuoF gene encoding NADH-quinone oxidoreductase subunit NuoF, with amino-acid sequence MTPITVLVSVDSNSILLGAREFANYLRTLIKEYNLDSLVSVLETVAIGAYDGVVMHVLPDDVYYVVKSKEHVKKIVEEHLLKGRQVWDLTVDKSKLKPGEKFQVKEYRIVTRNIGVIDPKNIEEYIARDGYFALSKALQMKPEEIINEIKASGLRGRGGAGFPTGLKWEFTAKAQSDQKYIVCNADEGEPGTFKDRLIMEGDPHSIIEAMIIAGYAVGATKGYIYIRGEYYNSVENLRKAIKDAYEYGFLGENILGSGFNFDLTVRLGAGAYVCGEETALLESIEGKAGRPRLKPPYPPQVGLFGKPTVINNVETLANVPQIILNGAEWFRSIGTPNSPGTKVFCLVGDVNRRGMVELPMGVTVREVLYGFGGGIKGGRELKMVQTGGLAGTFIGPDKLDTPLDYDSMKNYGVSLGSGVILAIDDTHCAVDIALNVMEFFRHESCGKCTPCREGTKVACDILEKMTKFQGTEEDLKYLEQIAYVTADSSFCGLGQSINVPLLSLINNFREEFEAHIKDKICYAGLCKEVKPKKATVK; translated from the coding sequence ATGACACCAATTACCGTTCTGGTTTCTGTGGATAGTAACAGCATCCTTTTAGGAGCAAGAGAATTTGCAAACTATTTGAGAACGTTGATAAAAGAGTATAATCTAGATTCTCTTGTAAGTGTTTTAGAAACAGTGGCAATAGGGGCATACGATGGTGTTGTTATGCATGTTCTACCGGATGATGTTTATTACGTCGTCAAGTCAAAAGAGCATGTAAAAAAGATAGTGGAAGAACATTTACTCAAAGGTAGGCAGGTTTGGGATTTGACAGTTGATAAATCTAAGCTAAAGCCCGGTGAAAAATTCCAAGTCAAAGAATATAGAATTGTCACAAGGAATATAGGTGTCATCGATCCCAAGAACATAGAAGAGTACATTGCAAGAGACGGTTACTTTGCGCTTTCCAAAGCGCTCCAAATGAAACCCGAAGAAATCATAAACGAAATAAAAGCAAGTGGGTTACGTGGCCGTGGTGGTGCAGGCTTCCCGACCGGATTGAAATGGGAGTTCACAGCAAAGGCACAATCAGACCAGAAATACATAGTCTGTAATGCTGACGAAGGTGAACCTGGAACATTCAAAGACAGATTAATCATGGAAGGTGACCCACACTCAATAATCGAAGCCATGATTATAGCAGGATACGCTGTTGGAGCAACGAAAGGGTATATATACATACGTGGTGAGTACTACAATTCCGTTGAGAATCTAAGAAAAGCGATTAAGGATGCATATGAATACGGATTCCTTGGAGAAAACATTCTCGGTAGTGGTTTCAACTTTGATTTGACCGTAAGACTTGGTGCAGGTGCTTACGTATGCGGTGAAGAGACTGCGTTGCTCGAGTCGATTGAAGGTAAAGCTGGTAGACCGAGGTTGAAACCTCCTTATCCACCTCAGGTAGGTCTATTCGGCAAACCTACGGTGATAAATAATGTGGAAACATTGGCGAATGTTCCACAGATAATACTGAACGGCGCTGAATGGTTCAGAAGCATAGGGACTCCTAACTCGCCAGGTACAAAGGTCTTCTGTTTAGTTGGAGATGTTAACAGGCGTGGAATGGTCGAACTACCCATGGGTGTTACTGTCAGAGAAGTGCTCTATGGATTTGGTGGAGGAATAAAAGGCGGAAGAGAACTGAAGATGGTCCAAACAGGAGGACTGGCTGGAACATTCATCGGACCAGATAAACTTGATACACCACTCGATTATGATTCAATGAAGAATTATGGTGTCAGCCTTGGTTCCGGTGTCATACTTGCTATCGATGATACTCACTGTGCTGTGGATATCGCTCTCAACGTTATGGAATTTTTCAGACACGAGTCTTGTGGTAAATGTACTCCGTGTAGAGAAGGAACAAAAGTTGCGTGCGATATTCTTGAAAAAATGACGAAATTCCAAGGAACTGAAGAAGATTTGAAATACCTTGAGCAGATAGCTTACGTCACAGCAGATTCCTCTTTCTGTGGACTTGGACAGAGTATCAATGTGCCGTTGCTTTCGCTAATTAACAACTTTAGGGAAGAATTCGAAGCACACATAAAAGACAAAATATGCTATGCAGGACTTTGCAAAGAAGTAAAACCAAAGAAAGCGACTGTAAAATAA
- a CDS encoding PP2C family protein-serine/threonine phosphatase translates to MPSDSVIILTDSPNVIKDTAELLQFVGYDVSIASDVSAALKRTDAQLILVYYWLLRDAQDVVRYIKTTVEIKDLPVIVIIEEKNYITLLELYQIGISDYIELPIIDVELISKIALHIELKKNREKIESLYKELRESLNLASSLQTLMLPEPVQVCNGIWITSKYMPSQIVGGDIYDYFTVNEDVYLYTADISGHGIQSALLCSAVKSVIRSTAQRNLNMADMINELQESLKTVLGHNYVTGLFLRIRGNEVEYINCGHPPLIVYDGHRFSKMMMKSIFPIGLMDYKYTSEDCGRFELQNGLTFIAYSDGLYSIFERIRSSEDSMRLLLEFLNKEISGIMPEALPFAVANALKKRYSELPDDYSFVAFGRSQGINYYSENSKYETIPFDQNMKELVNEILLGVSGDNYTLLINDHERYWSIVTKNVEIGRILRKLPMSITMSFGAVECVKLFK, encoded by the coding sequence ATGCCGAGTGATAGTGTTATAATCCTTACAGATAGCCCAAACGTTATAAAAGATACTGCTGAATTACTGCAGTTCGTTGGTTATGATGTCAGTATTGCCTCAGATGTTAGCGCAGCTTTGAAAAGAACCGATGCTCAACTTATTCTTGTTTATTACTGGTTGCTTAGAGACGCGCAAGATGTTGTTAGGTATATTAAGACAACGGTTGAGATAAAGGACTTGCCGGTTATTGTAATAATAGAAGAGAAGAATTACATTACATTGTTGGAATTATACCAGATAGGTATCTCAGACTATATCGAGTTGCCGATTATCGATGTGGAACTTATATCAAAAATAGCTTTGCATATCGAACTCAAAAAGAACAGAGAGAAAATCGAAAGTTTATACAAAGAACTTCGAGAAAGCCTCAATCTTGCCAGTTCACTTCAAACATTAATGTTGCCAGAGCCAGTTCAGGTTTGTAATGGAATTTGGATAACATCGAAATACATGCCTTCCCAAATAGTAGGTGGTGACATTTACGATTACTTCACTGTTAATGAGGATGTTTACCTTTACACAGCTGATATATCTGGCCATGGCATTCAGTCAGCTCTTTTGTGCTCCGCTGTAAAGTCCGTTATTCGTTCAACAGCACAGAGGAATCTAAATATGGCTGATATGATTAACGAGCTTCAGGAAAGTCTAAAGACAGTATTAGGCCACAACTATGTTACTGGGCTTTTTTTAAGAATAAGAGGTAACGAAGTTGAGTACATCAATTGCGGGCACCCACCTTTGATCGTTTACGACGGGCACAGATTCAGTAAGATGATGATGAAGTCCATTTTCCCTATTGGACTTATGGATTATAAATACACTAGTGAAGACTGTGGGCGATTTGAATTACAAAACGGTCTCACTTTTATTGCATACTCAGATGGCTTATATTCCATATTCGAACGAATAAGGTCTTCTGAGGATTCTATGCGTCTATTGTTGGAATTTTTGAACAAAGAAATTTCTGGGATAATGCCTGAAGCCTTGCCGTTTGCAGTGGCAAATGCTCTCAAAAAGAGATATTCAGAATTACCTGATGACTATTCATTTGTTGCCTTTGGACGTAGTCAGGGGATAAACTACTATTCGGAGAATTCAAAGTACGAAACGATACCTTTTGACCAGAACATGAAAGAATTAGTGAACGAAATTCTTTTGGGGGTGAGCGGAGATAACTATACTCTCTTGATTAATGACCACGAGAGATATTGGTCAATAGTAACCAAAAATGTTGAAATTGGACGAATTTTGAGAAAACTTCCTATGAGCATAACGATGAGCTTTGGTGCTGTTGAATGTGTGAAGTTGTTCAAATAA
- the nuoF gene encoding NADH-quinone oxidoreductase subunit NuoF, whose product MALKTNTILICAGGGCISAGEESVKQAFERKLKEYGLDSVVSIVETGCMGACSLGPLAVIYPDGVYYQKLTPKAAEKIVEEHILKGRVVPEYLFEGEKEKLTIQEKTSTEIPFFAKQVKIALRNVGVIDPLSIEEYIARDGYFALHKALTQMTPEEVIKEIKDSGLRGRGGAGFPTGLKWELARQQKSDVKYMICNADEGDPGAFMDRSILEGDPHSIVEAMTIAGYAIGAQKGFVYVRAEYPLAIERLQRAIEMAHEYGFLGENIFGTGFSFDIEIRIGAGAFVCGEETALMHSIEGKRGQPRVKPPFPVQKGLWGKPTVINNVETLALVPPIILKGASWFRQYGTEKSPGTKVFALAGKIKNTGLVEVPMGITLRELLYDIGGGHPQGKQIKAVQTGGPSGGVIPAEFFDTPVDYESLGKLGAIMGSGGMIVLDEDDCMVDVAKFFLEFTVDESCGKCTPCREGTKVMYDILDRITKGEGTMEDIEKLEQLAQVIKDSSLCGLGQTAPNPVLSTLKYYRHEYEAHVKEGKCPAKKCKAFISYVIDSEKCVGCTACARVCPVNAIHGEVRKVHEIDQEACVRCGSCIEVCRFGAISKVTPAIVGSVTK is encoded by the coding sequence GTGGCGCTTAAGACTAATACAATACTAATCTGTGCTGGTGGTGGCTGTATATCCGCTGGCGAAGAGAGTGTAAAACAGGCTTTTGAGAGAAAGTTAAAAGAATATGGGCTTGACTCCGTAGTTTCGATTGTTGAGACCGGTTGTATGGGTGCATGTAGTTTGGGTCCACTTGCAGTTATTTACCCAGATGGAGTCTATTATCAAAAACTCACACCGAAGGCGGCAGAGAAAATAGTAGAGGAGCACATATTAAAAGGTCGTGTTGTTCCCGAATATCTGTTTGAAGGAGAAAAAGAAAAACTTACAATACAGGAAAAAACATCAACAGAAATCCCGTTCTTCGCCAAGCAAGTCAAAATAGCTCTGAGAAACGTTGGGGTCATTGACCCACTGAGTATTGAAGAATACATTGCACGAGATGGTTATTTTGCACTGCACAAGGCACTCACACAGATGACACCAGAGGAAGTTATAAAAGAAATTAAGGACAGCGGTTTGAGAGGTAGAGGTGGAGCGGGATTCCCAACAGGTTTAAAATGGGAATTAGCAAGACAGCAGAAATCAGATGTTAAATACATGATTTGTAACGCTGACGAGGGTGACCCAGGAGCTTTCATGGATAGGTCTATCCTCGAAGGTGACCCACATTCAATAGTTGAGGCAATGACTATTGCTGGATATGCGATAGGTGCGCAAAAAGGGTTTGTCTATGTGCGAGCGGAATACCCACTTGCAATTGAACGACTTCAAAGAGCAATAGAAATGGCACACGAGTATGGCTTCCTTGGAGAAAACATCTTCGGAACTGGTTTTTCGTTCGATATCGAAATAAGAATTGGTGCAGGAGCATTTGTGTGTGGTGAAGAAACGGCTTTGATGCACTCGATTGAAGGAAAACGCGGTCAGCCAAGAGTCAAGCCTCCGTTCCCTGTTCAAAAAGGTCTTTGGGGCAAGCCTACGGTCATAAACAATGTTGAAACACTTGCGCTTGTTCCACCAATAATTCTCAAAGGAGCTTCATGGTTCAGACAATACGGAACTGAAAAGTCACCTGGAACGAAGGTATTTGCACTTGCGGGTAAGATTAAAAACACAGGTCTTGTCGAAGTACCAATGGGAATCACACTAAGGGAGCTACTTTACGATATTGGAGGAGGTCATCCACAAGGAAAGCAGATAAAGGCTGTCCAAACGGGTGGACCAAGTGGTGGAGTTATCCCGGCCGAGTTCTTTGATACTCCTGTGGACTATGAATCGCTTGGTAAACTCGGAGCCATAATGGGTTCTGGTGGTATGATTGTGCTTGACGAAGACGATTGTATGGTAGATGTTGCAAAATTCTTCTTGGAATTCACAGTTGATGAGTCTTGTGGTAAATGTACACCGTGTCGTGAAGGAACAAAGGTCATGTACGATATACTCGACAGAATCACAAAAGGCGAAGGAACGATGGAGGATATAGAAAAGCTCGAGCAATTAGCTCAGGTGATAAAAGACTCATCCTTGTGTGGTCTTGGTCAAACTGCACCAAATCCAGTTTTGTCGACACTCAAATACTACAGGCACGAATACGAAGCACATGTGAAAGAAGGGAAATGCCCGGCTAAGAAATGTAAAGCTTTCATAAGCTACGTGATAGATTCAGAGAAGTGTGTAGGTTGTACCGCGTGTGCAAGAGTATGTCCAGTAAATGCAATACACGGTGAGGTAAGAAAGGTTCACGAAATCGACCAAGAAGCATGTGTACGGTGCGGTAGCTGTATCGAAGTTTGTAGATTCGGGGCAATTAGCAAGGTAACACCAGCGATAGTGGGAAGCGTCACGAAGTAA
- a CDS encoding (2Fe-2S) ferredoxin domain-containing protein: protein MSKVKSLEELMKIKEQALQNIKMREAGKRGKIVVAMGTCGIAAGAKDTLKAIVEYLNEMKIDDIAVVQSGCMGLCEVEPTIEVALEGQEPIVYGNVTPENAKRIIQSHVLEGKVVSDLVVKRGEV, encoded by the coding sequence ATGAGTAAAGTAAAGAGCTTGGAAGAATTAATGAAAATTAAAGAACAAGCACTTCAAAATATCAAGATGAGGGAAGCAGGAAAAAGAGGAAAGATTGTCGTTGCGATGGGTACATGTGGAATTGCAGCAGGTGCGAAGGATACGTTGAAAGCAATAGTTGAGTATCTAAATGAAATGAAAATAGACGATATAGCAGTTGTGCAATCCGGTTGTATGGGCTTGTGTGAAGTTGAACCAACAATAGAAGTTGCTCTTGAAGGTCAAGAACCAATAGTCTACGGGAATGTGACTCCAGAAAATGCAAAGAGAATAATTCAGTCACACGTACTTGAAGGAAAAGTCGTTTCAGACTTGGTTGTTAAAAGAGGCGAAGTTTAA
- a CDS encoding pyroglutamyl-peptidase I, with protein sequence MDSGNRKQTILLTGFEPFGGEKVNPSMQIVKRLSKRHFQNIHIETLILPVSYEKSTKVLEEYYKDHHVDFVLHLGQAGGTSGIRIERVAINLLDSRHPDNDGVIKRETPILENGPDGYMTRINVREIANFLNSKKIPAFVSYTAGQYICNEVYYYSLHHSKTFGIPKHVLFIHLPFLPEQVASKEGKTENIPSMSLELQTKAIRLLLENIERFI encoded by the coding sequence ATGGACTCTGGAAACAGGAAACAAACAATTCTTCTTACTGGCTTTGAACCTTTTGGAGGTGAGAAAGTCAATCCGAGTATGCAAATCGTAAAGAGACTGTCGAAAAGGCACTTTCAAAATATACATATTGAGACATTGATACTGCCTGTCAGTTACGAGAAAAGTACTAAAGTGCTTGAAGAGTATTACAAGGATCATCATGTAGACTTCGTGCTGCATTTAGGGCAAGCCGGTGGAACTTCCGGAATAAGAATTGAACGAGTTGCGATAAATTTACTCGACTCGAGGCATCCTGACAATGATGGAGTCATAAAAAGAGAAACTCCCATCTTGGAGAACGGTCCTGATGGATATATGACACGTATCAACGTAAGGGAAATCGCTAATTTTCTGAATTCAAAAAAAATTCCCGCTTTTGTTTCTTACACAGCGGGTCAGTACATTTGTAATGAGGTCTACTATTATTCACTCCACCATTCAAAAACTTTTGGTATACCAAAGCACGTATTGTTTATACACCTTCCTTTTTTACCTGAGCAGGTAGCAAGCAAAGAGGGTAAGACAGAGAACATACCTTCCATGTCGCTTGAGCTACAAACAAAAGCCATCAGACTGCTACTGGAGAACATCGAGCGCTTTATCTAA